From the genome of Methanocalculus alkaliphilus:
TCCCGGGGTTTTGGCTCTCAAGGTACTCCTCAAATGCCCGTGCTGCGTGATCCCGGTCATCAGGATGGATCAGATCGATCCAGACCTCCTGAAGATTTGGATTACCGGAGAGGTCGAAGTCATCTGCATTCCGCCCGATCATGGTGAAGTACTCGGGGCTGCACCAGAGGAAGCCGGAATCGAGATCATACTCCCAGGCCCCGGTATTTGAGACGGCGATGAGGGCTTTGTACCGATCCCCGGCCTGCAGAACCTCCTGCTCGGCATGTCTTCGCCGGACTGCATACCGTATCTTATTCATCAGATCGGCAAACTGTGCCTTGGGATCTCCGCCTTTCTGAATATAGAAGTCCGCACCCTCGTTCAGTGCCTGGATGACAACCTCCTCCCGCCCTTTCCCTGTGAAGATGATGAAGGGGGTTGTATCCCCTGCTGAACGCAGATGTTTGAGGAGTCCGATCCCGGTCATTCCCGGCATCTGGTAGTCGGAGACGATCGCATCAAAATGATGGTGTTTCAGGTGCTTTATCGCCGTCTCTGCACCGGGGGCTGTGGTGACGGAGAAATCGCCGGTCCTCTCGAGGAAGAGTTTTCCTATCTCAAGGAGGGCAGGCTCGTCATCGACATACAGGAGTGCTAGAACTCCGGGCCTCCCTCCGATGCATGTCATAATGATTTGATGATCATAGCTCCTTATAAAATCTTTGGAATGATAATTCCATCATTCCAGGGGTGCTCCGGGATTATCTGTTATGAAAGCCATATGTTGATGGGAATCATCCCTCCGGGATGGGCGGTTTGTTACGTACAGGGTTTGGCGACTGCCTCCAGACCGGCAGTATAGGTATAGCCAGTCTCTGTTTGATGAATGGATACAGGCTGGAGAAGGGATTGTGTACTTTCCAGATCAATACAATGTCACATTAGTATCATAAATCACTCCCGATGTGGAGAAAATATTTATATAATAAGTAGTATAAATAGCTCTCTAACCAGAGAGAAGGAGGTGAACTCATGACTGTTCGGATAAAGCCACGAAAACCGGTGATATCTCCAGATGTAACTCCAAATCGGAGTGTTCGGAGACTCATGATGAACCAGACCGATTTTCCTGTTCAATCAGGGTATATGATGCATCTCTTCGTCCTTGGTCTCCTCTCAACGACCGTTACCCTCACCGGAATCACAGCAGGGGTGGCACTCAGAATGGTTGGACTCTGAGAGGGTCCCATCTGATCATTTCTCATTTTTTGGTATCGCAGTATAATAGCCGGATCCGTTTCCGGTTCACCCTTTCCCACGTGATCCGCCGATAGTGCTCCTGATATTCCGGATCAGCCGGATGGCAATCTGCATTTTTTATGAGAAGGGATCCATTCCATGACTCTCGTCATCGAATAACCGGATCACAGAAGTCCTCTTCGATGCTGCACTTGTCAATATATTGAAGGTTAAACTTGTAGAAGTTCGTATAACCGCAGTTTCTGCATCTGGAGGTGAAGTGGTTGCATCCGACATAGAGATCATGCACCCCCTCAACACCACAGTTCCGACAATGTGCTGTTGGTTCAAGCTGCCAGACATCATAACAGGATATCGGTGTATAGTCTCCCTTCTCACTAATTTCTGCCATCTTTGGAACGAAGATCCGGGTTGCGCCACAGCTTGAGCAGACGACCTGAGCCTGTTGTGGGACGACCCTGATCATCTGGTCGGCATCCGCACGGCAGTGATAACAGTCAATTCGGTATTTGATAGAGTAGACACCGGGCTTCATACGAGAGACTGGTGACCGGAAGATAAAAAAGTACCCCTCCCGGAGAGGGAGGGCCACTATGAGAAAAAAGTGGTGTGGAGGTTCTTACATCATGCCTGGGGGCATGCCGCCCATGCCACCCATGCCGCCCATTGCGGCCATCTCTTCCTCGCTTGGCATACCGCCGCCCTTACCGGATGATGCGATAACATCATCGATCCGGAGGATCATGACAGCAACTTCAGCGGCTGAGGAGATTGCCTGTGTCTTGACACGGAGTGGTTCAACAACGCCTGAATCCTTCATGTCAGCGGGCTTTGCATCGAAGACATTGAGACCGAAGGTCTTGTTGCCCTGCTCATGGGCTGCACGGAGGTCGACGAGCATGTCGATTGGGTCGAGACCTGCGTTCTCTGCAAGGGTCCGTGGAATGATCTCAAGAGCGCTTGCAAATGCCTCGATGGCGAGCTGTGCACGGCCACCGACGCTGGAAGCGTACTCACGGAGCCTGAGGGAGAGCTCGATCTCCGGTGCACCGCCACCGGCGACGACCTTCTTGTCCTCGACGACGACACCGACGACACGGAGTGAGTCCTCGATTGCACGCTCAAGCTCATCGACGACGTGGTCTGTGCCGCCTTTGATGATGATCGAGACCGCCTTTGGATTCTTGCACTCCTCAACGAAGATCATCTCTTCGCCTGAGACCTTCTTCTCCTCGATCTTTCCTGCGACTCCGAGCTCTTCCTCGGCGATTGCATCGATGGATGAGACGACGGATCCGCCGGTTGCACGGGCGAGCTTCTCGATGTCGGACTTTTTGACACGGCGTACTGCAAAGATACCTGCCTTTGCGAGGTAGTGCTGTGCGATGTCGTCGATACCCTTCTGACAGAAGACGACGTTTGCGCCGGATGCGATGACCTTGTTGACGATCGTCTTGATCATCTTCTCTTCTTCGTCAAGGAACATCTGGAGCTGGTCAGGGCTTGTGATGCTGATCTCGGCATCGACCTCGGTCTTCTTAAACTCGATTGCTGCGTTTAAGAGGAGGATCTTTGCATTGGTGACAACCTTGGGCATGCCTGGGTGGACACGCTCTTTGTCGATGATCATGCCTTCGATGATCTCAGAGTCGTCGATGGATCCGCCGACCTTCTTCTCGACCTTGACATTGTCGATGTCAACAGTGCCGTCTTCATCGGCAACCATTGTGATTGCTTTGACGATGAGGCCGCAGAGCTTCTCTTTTGCAGACTCTGCACCCTTTCCGGTCATTGCGGTCTCAGCGATCTTGGTGAGCATCGCGATATCGTTTGGCTTTACATCAAAGGCGAGCTCTCTTAAGATCTCCTGAGCCTTCTCAGCGGCCTGGCGATAGCCCTGTGCGATGACGGTTGGGTGGACATCCTGCTCGAGGAGGTCTTCTGCCTTCTTGAGGAGTTCGCCACCGACGACGACGGCGGTCGTGGTTCCGTCGCCGACCTCATCGTCCTGGGTCTTTGCGATCTCGACCATCATCTTTGCGGCCGGGTGCTCGATATCCATCTCTTTGAGGATGGTTACGCCATCGTTTGTGATGACGACATCACCGATGGTGTCAACGAGCATCTTGTCCATACCTTTTGGTCCAAGGGTTGTTCTGACTGCTGCTGCAACTGCCTTAGCTGCTGCGATGTTCATACTCTGGGCGTCGCGTCCACGTGTTCGGGAGCTGCCTTCCTTCAGAATAAGAATTTGTTGTCCTCCAAGTTGTGCTGACATAATGTATCACCAGTGTTTGAAGATAAAGTTGCTTTGTGGTTCTATATAAACATTATTCAGGCATCAGATCGAGGAGATCTGATCCCTCTTCAAGAGAATAGAGCCGCTCCTCACCGATAATGAGGGTCTTTCCTATCTTCTTCTCCTTATTATAGTCAGATAGGATGCAGAGGGAGCGGGCACGGGCAATCTGGGAGAGGTTTCCGACGAGAGCCGCGCGCTTGACCGTCTTCTGGGCAGGGCCAAAGCAGGCGAGGATCATCGTCTCATCATAGTGGGCGACCGCCTGGAAGGGGGCACGCCGGAATGAATGGAGCTCAAGCCCGATGGACTGGAGGTACCCGGCAGGGGTACCCGCCCCGCTCTCTTCGATGGCAGTGACGGAGGGGAGATCATGGGGCCGGTCCATGAAGAGATCAATCGGCTGGACGATCGGCTCATCGAAGAGCTCCTCGAGCTTCAGGGCCATCTCAAGCGTCGTCCCCATGCCGCTCTCGTACTTGCTGATCGTCCTTCTGGAGACGCCAAGAAGATGGGCGAGATCACCGAGTGAGAGGGTATGTGCCTCTCTCATCTGGTGGAGGCGGTGACCGTCGATATTGACATAGAGCCCTCCTGGCGAGGCATAGACGAGCGGGGGGATATCTTCAGCCAGATAATCATACAGTGTTGATGGTGAGACGGCGAAGAGGCCGTATCTGAGATATACTGCACTCCGCTCAAGCGGAACATCCCGTGCCCGCTCCCCGATGATGATCGGGACTGCCTTGAGATGGTGTGCCATCGCATCGAGATCGGTTGCAACCTCCTCGGATACAGAGTCGATCTGGGAGACGACCTTGATGATGACAAGTCGCCCTCGATCTGCTGCCAGGAGATCAAAGCTTCGCGGTCTCTGGGTGCATCGTTCGGAGACGTCAAACCCTGCGGTAATGAGGATGGCCACCACCGTCTGGATAAGTCGTTCCTGTACCATCGTCTCTCTATCCTACAAGGATAAGCGAGATGATAAATGATCTGACACTCCCCCTTATGGGTGGGGAGAGCAGATCTGTAGCTATGTGGATTGGAATCGATGATACCGACTCCCCGGAAGGTATGTGCACCACCTATCTCGGAGCGGTCCTTGTCAGGAGGCTTGAGGCATCAGGAATCCCGGTCCACTCACTCCGGCTCATCAGGCTCAATCCGACGATCATCTGGAAGACCAGGGGGAATGCAGCCATTGCCATCGGGGCTGAGGGGGACCCGGATACCGCCTTCTCCATTGCAGGGTCGCTCATCGAAGAGCTTGCCGATCTTGCATGTGAGAGGACAAATCCAGGGCTTGTCGTCTGTGGGGATCGCCGTCCTCCTGCCGCCTTTGCAGAGGAGGCGATCACCGGATTCTGTACAATCGAGGGTGCCATCGATGCCTGTATCAAAGCAGGAGCGCGATATCGTGGCTGGAAGAATGGCCGGGGTCTCATCGGTGCCGTTGCTGCCGTTGCAGCAGACCTGACGGAGAGCACCTCGGAGTATCTCGTCTACCGGGATGTCAGCCGAAGGGAGAGGGAACGGATCGTCGATGCAGAGACGCTGGCGAGAGCAGAGGAGATGACCTTCCCCCATACCTGGGATACGGTCGATGCCGCCAATAATGTCGTTGTCTGCGTTCCACACACCCCGGATCCGGTCCTCTTCGGCATCCGGGGGGAGAGCCCTGTCTGGGTCTCCCTCGCCCGACACCTGATCGAGTCTGAAGAGCCCGCCATTGAGGCTCTCTTTGAGACGAACCAGGGGACGGATGCCCATCTGATCCGGGGATCGACAGGACGTCTTGAAGACGGACGATCGTATATCATTGCGGGAACCGTCACCACCTCTCCGAAGACCGGGATCGGGGGGCATGTCTCAGTCCGGATCAGCGATGGAGAGAACCACCTCACCTGTATGGCCTATGAGCCGGTGAAGGGCTTTCGGGAGATCATCCGGGCCCTTGCACCAGGTGACAGGATCGTTGCCTGCGGGAGCTACCGGAATACGACACTGAATCTTGAGAAGGTCTGTATTCTCGATGCCCCTCCTCTCCGGATTGCCGGGGCTCCCCTCTGTCCGTCATGTGCGAAGAGGATGACCTCGGCCGGGGCGAAGAAGGGGTACAAATGCCGCCGGTGCGGAGAGAGGCTCCCGGATCCGGTTATTCGGTTCGAGGAGCGGCATCTGCTGCCCGGCTGGTACGAAGTTCCGCCCTCGGCCCGGAGACACCTTGCCCGCCCTCTCTGCCGGGGTTCTCTGGCTCTTCCCGATGATGTGGTGAATGTTATATCTGATCCCGTCGACTGGATATATTCAAAATGATAGATATCTGGGAGTCAGCAGAGGAGTCGGCGGGGTATGCAGTGGCTGCGATCCGCGATCATCCAAAACGTATCCCTCTCCTGATGGGAATGATGGCACTCTTCCCCCTGATGATGGGCTATACCGCACGGATTTATCGTGGCGATCCGGCAATCCCTGATCTCTCCTCCCCGCGTGAGATCCTCTTTGACGGAATCAGGCTGACTCTTGTCCAGCTTATCTATTCAGCCCCCATCATCGGAGCGATCCTCTTCATTACATCCAGGCAGAGCCGGCTTTTGGATCTCATCACCCATGCGGACCGCGGTCTTCTCTTCTCTCCTGTCGGTGCGGTCTTCTTCCTCCTCCTTGGCGTGGTGCTCCTGTATGGACTGGTCATCCTCATCTCGATGATTGGTATTATCAGAACCGCCCGCTCAGGCCGTATCCGGGACGGGTTTGCACTGAGTGCGATCACTGGACATATCCGGGCAATTGGTCCTGCCACATATGTCTCCGCGGTCATCTTCTATACTGTTATCTCCCTCCTTCTGTCGCTCCCCGCCGGGTATCTGATCGAGCTTTCTCCCATCGGCCATATCCCTGCATTCTTCATCTATGTCGTCCTCACCATATTCGCCGCCCGGTACTTTACGCTCATCTACGAGTCCGGACTTCCCGGCAGATCTACATCCTGACACAAGGTTTCATCATCAGGCAAAGAGCATTCTTCTGCATGGTACAGGGTCTTACAATACTCTTTGATGATCGCGACAACGCCCAGCGAATCATGCGTCTTCTGAAGAAATCAGGTGTTTCTGCAAAACTCTCCTCTGATCCGGTCCTCACCTCGGAAGAGGTTGTGGTAGGCACAATTGGTGCATTGAAGGGATATCTCCGCTCTCTTGCACCGGATGACCCGGTTGATCTTGAGGCTCTTTCACTTGCCCAGGGGCTCATCACATCCGATGAGGAGGCGTTTACGAGGATCATGGGAGCGATTGATGAGGATGGTGGCAGAACCCTCCTCGGGGAGAGCAGTGAAGAGCCGATGGCTGAAGAGGAGATCCGGTCCCGGCTCCACGATGCCTTACGCCTCGTCCTCTATGAGAAGCAGGGGCTCATCACCGCAGAGGATGATGCCATCATCGTTACAAAACGGATTGAGCCGGACCTCCTTGAGATATCAATGCCTGCTGATCTCATCCTGTATCCCGAAATTGAGGAGCTTGAGAAGGCCGGCCTGACCGCTGAGCGGATGGTCTCCTCTGAGATGCATTATTCGGTCCAGACCGGGACGGATATCATCTTCTGTGATGATCCCGAGGAGCTGATCTCCCTTCTGGAGGAGTCTGATCCCGAGGAGGAGAGCCTTGTTGCATTCCTTGAGCAGTTCTTCCTCCTTCTGATGCTCGCAGATGAGACGGTGCGGCTCATCGGAGATGGAGCGGCCACCATCGGGGAGATCCACCGGCGGCTCCCGGATACCGCAATCACCGCAGATCAGGAGTCCTACCCGATCCGGTTTTCCATCGATGAGGAGATGGTTACCCATATCGTTGATACACTCCGATCCAAGGGCAGGATCAGCGGCAAGGATGGAAGGCTCAAAGTCCGATAGATGGTTTTATATAATTTCCATCCAATCTACCTTCTGGTGAACTGAGATTATGGCATATAAGTGGAAGAGCAGGACCGAGGTTGACGAGGCGGTCGTTGTTGTGATGAACTCGATGGATAAGGGTCCGGATCTCTCACCCTGGCTCTTCAGGACGATCCAGGCGGCGATTGATGATTCAGATCCAGAGTTTGGGACCTATTTCCTTCAGGAGATCAAGACGCACGCACCCGAAGCGATGCGGTGGTTCCTCGAGTAGGGTAAATCCCCTCTCCAGATCCCCCCTTTTCAATGACATCCGTTCTCCTCGTCGATGATGAACCCGCTCTTCTTGAGGTGACACGGCTCTTCCTTGAACGTGATGGATTTTCTGTAACAACAGCAGGCTCCGGGAGCGAAGCCTTGGGAAAACTGGCTCATGGCCCTTTTGATGCAATCGTCTCCGACTACGAGATGCCCCTCATGGATGGCCTTGCCCTCCTCTCACAGGTTCGATCGTTTGGGATGACGATCCCGTTTGTCATCTTCACCGGAAGGGGACGGGAGGAGGTGGCGATCCGGGCACTGAACGAAGGGGCAGATTTCTACATCCGGAAGGGCGGGGATCCGAAGTCCCAGTTTGCGGAACTTGGCAATGCCATCCGCCGTTCTGTTGCGTTCCGCCAGGCTGAACGGCGGTTTGAGACGCTCATCTCGTCATTGCCTGATCCCACCTTCTCAATCGATGACCAGGGATATGTGACAACCTGGAACCGGGCGATGGAGGAGATGACCGGAGTTCTGGCTGATGAGATGATCGGACGGGGAGACTTTGCGTATGCCGTTCCCATCTATGGGACTGTCCGGCCGATGCTGATCGATATCGCCGCAGGCCTGATTTTGGATACGGATGAGCGGCTCGGGTATAGTATTTTCCGGCGTGAGGGGCATGCCGTCTATGCCGAGTCCTCCCAGGCGAAGCCCAGAGGCAATCCGGTCTTCCTCTGGGGAAAGGCGACGCCGCTCTTTGATGATGCCGGAAGGCTGTCAGGCGCCATCGAGACGATCCGGGATATCAGCTACCGGGTCGCCCTGGAACAGGATCTCCAGAACCAGTACGAATCCCTCTCCGTCGTTGATGAAGAACTCAAAGCGCAGATGGAGGAGGTCATCGCACGGGATCATGAACGCGAGATCCTCCTTGCCGAGATCAAGGATCAGCAGATCCTCCTTGATACCATCTTTGATATCACTCCGGTGAACTTCTATGTCTATGACCGGGAGTGCCGGTTCCGGTACGTCTGTAGAAAAGGAGCGTCCCAGATCGGGATGACTCCGGAGGAGATGGTTGGCCACCACTGGCGTGAGCTTGGAATGCCCGTCGATCTCATGGAACCCCTTGAGGCGAGCCTCCGGGAGGTCTTTGCGACCGGGGAGGAGATGGAGGTTTACTCACCGTATCCGACACTCGCCGGGGAACGGTACTATCGGTGTATCATCACCCCGATGGGGGATGTCGGCCGTCCTGATCTCGTCCTTGTGACCATTCTTGATGTCACGGAGGCACGGATGGCAGAAGCATCACTCCAGGAGAAGGGGGATTACTGCCACCTTCTCTTTGAGTCGGCGGGTGATGCACTTCTCCTCTTCGATGGCCTGACCGTCCGGGACTGCAATCTCCGGGCGATGGAGTTCTTCGGATTCTCACGTGACGAGATGATCGGGCGGAAGGCTGGAACCCTCTCCCCCGAATTTCAGCCTTCCGGAGGGAGATCCCGCGATATCCTTCTCGATCTCCTTGGACGTGCAGAAGAAGGTGAACTTCAGTTCTTTGAATGGAAGGGGCTCAGATCCGACGGCACCCTCCTCGATCTCGAGGCGACGGTGAGTCCCCTGATGATGGAGGGGCGTCAGCATCTCCTCGGGGTGATTCGCGACATCTCAGAGCGAAAACGGCATGAGGATGAGATCAACCATCTCCTCTCTCATATTCCCGGTATGGTGTACCGCTGTGATATCGACCGCGACTGGACGATGCGGTTCATCTCAGAAGGATGCCGGTCTCTCACCGGGTATGCGCCTGATGAGTTCATCGGCAACCGGGTGCTCTCATGGAATGATATCATCCTCCCGGATCATCGGGAACGGCTCTGGAATGCGTGGATGGAGATGATACGGACGAAGGGGATCTTTGAGGGAGAGTATCCGATCCGGCGCTCTGACGGCGATATCCGATGGGTCTGGGAACGGGGGACGGTTGTGTACGAAGAGGATGGCTCTCCCGGGTACAGCGAGGGGTTCATCACCGATATCACCGATCGACGGAAGATGGAGGACTCAATCCGCCATCTTAACACCAAACTGGCACTTCTCTCGTCGATGACCCGGCATGACCTGAGGAACCGTCTTGGCACGATCCTTGGATACCTCGACCTGATGGAGGGCCCCGATCCTATTCTCCCGCAAAATGATGGTTTTTCAAAGATTAAAGATACAATTGGGCGAATCCTCGAGATGGTTGAATTTTCCCATGATTACCAGGAGATAGGATCCCATGGCTTCTCCTGGCAGGACCTGCCGATGACGGTGGTCCGGGCAGTCGACTCTGTGGATAACGGCGGTGTTCTGATGGCGACTGATCTCCCCGGGGTTGAGATCCTGGCTGATCCGCTTTTTGAGAAGGTGATCGCCACCTGTATCGACAACGCCATCCGCCATGGGGAGAAGGTTACCCGTATCCGTGTTTCCGCCGAAATCACAGGTGGCGGGCTCTCCATCCTTTGTGAGGATGACGGTATCGGGATACCCCCGGAGGAGAAGAGCCGGATATTTGATCGGGGTGTTGGAAAGAATACCGGGCTTGGTCTCTTCCTTGCCTGTGAGATCCTTGCGATCAGCGGGATGAGCATCTCGGAGGAGGGTGTCTATGGTGAGGGTGCGAGGTTTGTGATCCAGGTGCCATCTCATCTCTACCGCTACTCCGGCGACAAACTTTCCTGATAGCCCCCTTCGTCTCACTCTCTTCTGAGGTGTGGTACTTATGGTCTGCGAGTACCAACGGTACCAGGGTTGAGTACTGATGTCACAGAAGTGTTCTGACGCGGTCACACAGATCCACCTCCGGCCCGGGATGACGGTCGGGGAGCTTGTGGATGCGATGGGGGGGGCGGGCGCCTATAACGGGGGATCGCTTGCAGAGGCGGTCTCGATCACCGAGAGGATGTTTACCGATCCGGCAACGACCCGGTTCTTCGGCCTTGCAGGGGCGATGGTTCCAGCGGGTATGGGCGGTATCGTCTCAGATCTCCTGGATGCCGGGTATATTGATATCCTCGTCTCAACGGGTGCGAACCTGACACATGACGTCATCGAGGCGATCGGCTGCCATCACTACCATGGGACCGAGATCTGTGATGATGTTGATCTCCGGCATGATGAGATCAACCGTATCTATGATGTCTATCTCCCGACCGAGGCGTTTGAGGAGTTTGAGGAGTATATGCAGGGGGTGTACAGCGATCTTCCTGATGGTTCCGTCCTCTCGATCAGTGATCTCCTCCGGAGGATCGGGGGCTCCCTCGACTCCGGCATCCTCGCTACCGCGGCGAGGAAGGAGATCCCGGTCTACTGCCCGGCAGTCCAGGACTCGATGATCGGCCTTCAGTACTGGCTCTTCTCCCAGACGAACAAGGTGACCATCGATGCCTTTGCGGATATGAAACCCCTGATGAACCGCTGTTTTGCCGCAGAGAAGGCCGGGGCATTCATCGTCGGCGGTGGTGTTCCAAAGAACTTCATCCTCCAGAGTATGCTGATGACAGAGAACGGCTTTACCTATGCGGTCCAGCTCACCGGGGATCGCCCCGATCTCGGCGGTTTGTCGGGGGCGACGCTTGACGAGGCACGGTCCTGGGGAAAGATCACCGAGGAGGCCCGTGCCGTGACGGTCTATGGCGATGCGACGATCACCCTCCCGCTCCTTATTGCGGCAACACTTGAGAGGCTGGCGGCATGAGCGCTCTTATCCTCGCCCTCGATGCCACCTCACGGGAGGAGGCCCTCCGGATCGCATCACTGACGGCAGATCATCTCGATGCCATCAAGATCGGCTACCCGCTCGTCCTTGGAGCCGGGCTATCTGTTGCCGGCGAGATCGCTGCCCTCGGAGTCCCGGTGATCGCGGACTTCAAGGTGGCGGATATCCCAAATACGAACACCCTCATCTGTGATCAGGTCTTTGCTGCCGGATGCTCTGCCGTCATCTGCCATGCCTTTCCGGGAGGCGACTCGCTTGAAGCCTGTGTCGCCTCTGCCCATGCGCATGGCGGCGAATGTTTCGTCGTCTGTGAGATGAGCCATCCGGGTGGTGCGGAATGGTTCTCGGGCGGGGTGGCCGAGCGGTTCAGTGCTATGGCGGTCGATGCGGGTGCAGACGGGATCATCGCCCCGGCGACCCGGCCTGCCCGTGTGGCGGCACTCCGTGAGATCATCGGGGGAAAGAAGATCTATTCGCCGGGTGTCGGTGCACAGGGTGCCGCACCCGAGGATGTGAAGGCGCTCGTTGATGGGGTCATCGTCGGCCGTGCCATCTATGGAGCTGCGGATCCTGCTGCTGCGGCCAGAGAGTACCGGGATCGCTGCCGGTGAACCGCCGGGTGCCGATGAAGAGAATCTCGTCCTGACACCGGCTTCTCCGGTGGGTGATGAACCCTATGAGTCACTCTGAGGCACACCTTTCCCCTCTGGGGAAGGTTGAAGCCTTCTCCCGTTCCAGTTTCGTGTATGCTCCGATGCCCCTCATGCGGAAGTGAGGATCTCTTCCGGACGATTGGCGGGTATGCAGGCTCCGAGTACCGGTGCAAGAAGTGCGGGTATCAGGGGACCTTCGTCGTCGAGAGTGACGAGCCGATGCCGGTCCCGGAGAGGCGCAATGACCAGCCAGAGACGAGGCTCGATATACCCCTCTGGATCCGGATTCTGGCGGTGATATTTCTCCTCGTGATTATCGCAATCTATCTTCTGTGATCCCCTCTTCCGGCGGGAGAGTACCCGAGGATCAGACTTTTATCCTCCATCCTCCAACTACTCCGCATGCACTGGACAGAGGAACAGAAGAAGGCGATTGAGAAGTACAGCGCTCTTGACGATATCCCGGTCGAAGAGAGGCGGTACAAATGCCATACCTGCCACCATATTGTGGATGAGGAGCCGTGTCCTGCCTGCGGGGAGGCGATCCTCCAGCAGATGTGCCCGGTCGATCACTGCCACTGCCCCCATGATATCATCGAGTCGCTCGCCTACTGTCCGCTCTGCGGTGCCGCCATCTGCCCGGACTGCGGATCCCATGATGTCTCCCAGATCTCGCGGATCACCGGCTATCTCTCGGATGTCGGGGGATGGAATGCGGCAAAGCAGCAGGAGCTCAAGGATCGCGCCCATTACGATATCGGATGAGATATTATCTCCGTGGTGAGACTCTCCTGATCAGGGGGGCGTTCCTTGCCGCAAGTTCGGGGGTGGGGGGCGGTCTTGCAGACGTGACGACGCTCCTCAACCATACTGTTCCTCATGGGTACTCGGCGGACGAGCCGGAGCGCACCCTCTCTCTCCTGCGTGCTTCCCATGGCCTCTCCGACCGCTCCTTTGGCCTGATGACTGCGGTTCCGATGCGCCACCTCGTCGTCCTGAGATACGATTTCCTGACGTTCTTCATCACCGCCGGGGTGACCCATCCGACACCGGAGGGGCCTGGCACCATCAATGTCATCGTCACCAGCAGCGAAGGTTTCACCCCTGCCGCCCTCCTCGGTGCGTTTATCACCATCACCGAGGCGAAGGTTCTGGCACTCCGGGATCTGGGCCGATCCTTCACCGGAACGACGACGGATGCGATCATCGTCGCTTCGGAGGGCGAGGCCGTTCACAGCTATGCGGGTCCGGTCTCCCCTGCGGGTGAGCGGATCATGAGCGCTGTTCGAAAAGGGGTATCCGTCGCCCTCGACCGCCATGAGGGGAGGGTT
Proteins encoded in this window:
- the thsA gene encoding thermosome subunit alpha; amino-acid sequence: MSAQLGGQQILILKEGSSRTRGRDAQSMNIAAAKAVAAAVRTTLGPKGMDKMLVDTIGDVVITNDGVTILKEMDIEHPAAKMMVEIAKTQDDEVGDGTTTAVVVGGELLKKAEDLLEQDVHPTVIAQGYRQAAEKAQEILRELAFDVKPNDIAMLTKIAETAMTGKGAESAKEKLCGLIVKAITMVADEDGTVDIDNVKVEKKVGGSIDDSEIIEGMIIDKERVHPGMPKVVTNAKILLLNAAIEFKKTEVDAEISITSPDQLQMFLDEEEKMIKTIVNKVIASGANVVFCQKGIDDIAQHYLAKAGIFAVRRVKKSDIEKLARATGGSVVSSIDAIAEEELGVAGKIEEKKVSGEEMIFVEECKNPKAVSIIIKGGTDHVVDELERAIEDSLRVVGVVVEDKKVVAGGGAPEIELSLRLREYASSVGGRAQLAIEAFASALEIIPRTLAENAGLDPIDMLVDLRAAHEQGNKTFGLNVFDAKPADMKDSGVVEPLRVKTQAISSAAEVAVMILRIDDVIASSGKGGGMPSEEEMAAMGGMGGMGGMPPGMM
- a CDS encoding transcriptional regulator — translated: MVQERLIQTVVAILITAGFDVSERCTQRPRSFDLLAADRGRLVIIKVVSQIDSVSEEVATDLDAMAHHLKAVPIIIGERARDVPLERSAVYLRYGLFAVSPSTLYDYLAEDIPPLVYASPGGLYVNIDGHRLHQMREAHTLSLGDLAHLLGVSRRTISKYESGMGTTLEMALKLEELFDEPIVQPIDLFMDRPHDLPSVTAIEESGAGTPAGYLQSIGLELHSFRRAPFQAVAHYDETMILACFGPAQKTVKRAALVGNLSQIARARSLCILSDYNKEKKIGKTLIIGEERLYSLEEGSDLLDLMPE
- a CDS encoding tRNA(Ile)(2)-agmatinylcytidine synthase, with amino-acid sequence MWIGIDDTDSPEGMCTTYLGAVLVRRLEASGIPVHSLRLIRLNPTIIWKTRGNAAIAIGAEGDPDTAFSIAGSLIEELADLACERTNPGLVVCGDRRPPAAFAEEAITGFCTIEGAIDACIKAGARYRGWKNGRGLIGAVAAVAADLTESTSEYLVYRDVSRRERERIVDAETLARAEEMTFPHTWDTVDAANNVVVCVPHTPDPVLFGIRGESPVWVSLARHLIESEEPAIEALFETNQGTDAHLIRGSTGRLEDGRSYIIAGTVTTSPKTGIGGHVSVRISDGENHLTCMAYEPVKGFREIIRALAPGDRIVACGSYRNTTLNLEKVCILDAPPLRIAGAPLCPSCAKRMTSAGAKKGYKCRRCGERLPDPVIRFEERHLLPGWYEVPPSARRHLARPLCRGSLALPDDVVNVISDPVDWIYSK
- a CDS encoding DUF4013 domain-containing protein, with the translated sequence MIDIWESAEESAGYAVAAIRDHPKRIPLLMGMMALFPLMMGYTARIYRGDPAIPDLSSPREILFDGIRLTLVQLIYSAPIIGAILFITSRQSRLLDLITHADRGLLFSPVGAVFFLLLGVVLLYGLVILISMIGIIRTARSGRIRDGFALSAITGHIRAIGPATYVSAVIFYTVISLLLSLPAGYLIELSPIGHIPAFFIYVVLTIFAARYFTLIYESGLPGRSTS